A window of Komagataella phaffii GS115 chromosome 1, complete sequence contains these coding sequences:
- a CDS encoding Glc7-interacting protein whose overexpression relocalizes Glc7p from the nucleus, whose translation MSETSQNGVSNGDVDWLFRGKQGKKLAKRATDIKSSELVKKSLGLNDKVENFSIQIPGVSASKEPMAGFTKVDSEPKSAPRGIIKSKTDLTSSRQEAQHDGSTRRRSLSTGTVQQLPTEPRNMPVPNRSTSSGGEGLSRCSSTGKKSLFSSLSSKLKAGQTVGSNSTSSLDKGIFGRRKRGAEKSDKSPLSTPSTPSISTSPTSETGLAHLTRLETSEKLPNAGALSTVSLKRVTFAVQKLQDDPQQQIPSRKPRRGNVLVPNDLVGGIPKLNIGISLSTDEHSKVDERELKLAVESREKACKESEKHALEAHHSARQLAKETASYLNSSKTSKGFSSQQDPKVPFSVSSPPTHVAIDSPIHQHVDYFQKQKKESEKSEEPTLELIYTRCCHLREILPIPATLKQLANKSAPLQVLKLLNPKPTLIDVLSFSDFLAITPITTVILDNVFLTHQMLKVILSSLVNSRWLEKLSLRNVPINEEGWLFLSKFLMNNKSITKLDLSQQKIKSELSKTHSRSKRNWKLLTDALSVRGGICELVINGCNLTFPDFDYLLTNGVSLSTLRLGVANAGLNLEKMDVLCRWISQPTSTCCGIDLGFNDFSTLELVQPLIDVFTAKKATKLNFLSLNSTNLTPEIANRFIESLVNVESLRFLDLSGNPKIFPKVIPTLTQYLPKYKSLRRVHFELADLTSDEVIAISSAFPDCKELIHVSFLGNPEAHDYATIATLYTAIRRSNIHTLDIEFDQIEDEELTSKIAIYMMINMQKSINKDFNLKFEDDIFFDASILTKTAEKLLNKDGSSSASEKSLLTQESKIAGFLQSTEYLQKQLHSRIDELFEKRLQGKISLEDKETLLRLCLLDNSLEKVLNLLDENRALEKIPSNSNDRSSAAKTDAVASAVIQSGPILSPHLHYAESKEPGYFSATQSFDAEAPHNVVIDTTQDGLNVPVDSSTGKPVLMRRSSSYSTQGKLQEEEEGEFHKWGFFVQQQNAQLPTSNPFDDVAKLKLEDNSAIVDEDSKSQLPEDVSIKTPNGNAWVPISGKIPSGSQLKAALLKLKGIESIDELIERINSENQELETIYKLVSNAQREPQPELLSPSASQSNIASQKTASANMMDSQESMNKSEVDESSSAEPRLNPEDEEAVDKAYDKLLEEVVRDRTKTK comes from the coding sequence ATGTCTGAAACATCGCAGAATGGTGTTAGCAATGGAGATGTCGATTGGCTATTCCGTGGGAAACAGGGAAAGAAACTTGCTAAAAGAGCCACCGATATCAAATCTTCCGAGCTGGTAAAGAAGAGCCTTGGCTTGAATGATAAAGTTGAGAATTTTTCCATCCAGATTCCTGGAGTTTCTGCTTCAAAAGAACCCATGGCGGGTTTCACAAAGGTGGACTCTGAGCCCAAGTCGGCACCTAGAGGGATCATTAAAAGTAAGACCGACCTTACGTCTTCTAGACAGGAAGCACAGCATGATGGTAGTACCAGACGAAGATCGTTGTCTACCGGTACTGTTCAACAACTTCCTACTGAGCCCAGGAATATGCCTGTTCCTAACAGATCTACTAGTAGTGGAGGTGAAGGTTTATCCCGATGTTCTTCCACTGGTAAGAAGTCGTTATTTTCATCGCTATCATCAAAACTAAAAGCCGGGCAAACAGTCGGTAGCAATTCTACCAGTTCATTGGATAAAggcatttttggaagacgaaaaaGAGGAGCCGAGAAGTCCGATAAATCTCCTTTGTCAACACCGTCCactccttcaatttcaacttcacCAACGAGTGAGACCGGTTTAGCTCATTTAACACGGCTGGAAACCTCGGAAAAGCTCCCTAACGCTGGTGCTTTGTCCACagtttcattgaaaagagTAACATTTGCTGTTCAAAAGCTGCAAGATGATCCACAACAGCAGATTCCTTCAAGAAAACCCAGAAGAGGAAATGTATTGGTTCCAAATGATCTTGTAGGAGGcattccaaaattgaacaTTGGAATCAGTCTGAGTACTGATGAACATTCGAAAGTTGACGAAAGAGAGCTGAAGCTCGCTGTTGAAAGTCGTGAAAAGGCTTGcaaagaatctgaaaaaCATGCATTGGAAGCTCATCATTCTGCTCGGCAGCTTGCCAAAGAAACCGCTTCATATCTGAATAGCTCAAAAACATCCAAAGGATTTTCATCCCAACAAGATCCTAAAGTCCCATTTTCAGTGTCATCCCCTCCTACTCATGTGGCAATCGATAGTCCGATTCATCAACACGTAGATTACTTCCAAAAGCAGAAGAAGGAATCTGAGAAGAGTGAGGAACCAACTTTGGAACTGATATATACAAGATGTTGTCATTTGAGGGAAATCCTTCCTATCCCGGCGACTCTGAAACAGCTGGCCAATAAATCCGCTCCTTTACAAGTTCTGAAACTTTTAAATCCAAAGCCTACATTGATTGATGTTCTATCTTTTTCGGATTTTTTAGCCATAACCCCCATCACAACGGTCATATTGGACAATGTGTTTTTAACTCACCAGATGTTAAAAGTCATTCTTTCTAGTTTGGTCAACTCTCGATGGCTAGAAAAATTGTCTCTTCGAAATGTCCCGATTAACGAGGAAGGATGGCTCTTCTTATCcaagtttttgatgaaTAACAAATCCATAACCAAGCTTGATCTTTCGcaacaaaaaatcaaatctgaACTTTCGAAAACACATAGCAGAAGTAAACGAAACTGGAAACTGTTAACAGATGCTCTTTCTGTTCGAGGTGGCATCTGTGAGCTCGTTATCAATGGATGTAACCTAACCTTTCCTGATTTTGATTATTTGTTGACGAACGGGGTGTCTTTATCGACCTTACGTTTGGGTGTCGCCAACGCCGGACTAAATCTAGAAAAAATGGATGTGCTATGTCGTTGGATTTCTCAACCTACTTCCACGTGCTGTGGAATTGATTTAGGTTTCAACGACTTTAGTACGTTGGAATTGGTACAACCATTGATTGATGTTTTCACTGCTAAAAAGGCTACAAAGCTAAACTTTCTATCCTTAAACTCCACAAATTTGACTCCTGAAATTGCGAATAGATTCATTGAATCATTAGTAAATGTGGAGTCATTACGATTTCTTGATCTAAGTGGAAATCCGAAGATCTTCCCCAAGGTGATTCCAACGTTAACTCAGTATCTTCCCAAGTACAAAAGCCTGCGTAGAGTTCATTTTGAATTAGCTGACCTAACTTCGGACGAAGTTATTGCCATTTCAAGCGCCTTCCCGGATTGCAAAGAATTGATTCATGTTTCGTTCTTGGGTAATCCTGAAGCTCATGATTATGCCACTATAGCCACCTTATACACAGCCATTAGAAGATCTAATATCCACACTTTGGACATTGAATTCGATCAAATTGAGGACGAGGAACTGACTTCTAAAATTGCTATCTATATGATGATTAACATGCAAAAGTCAATCAACAAGGATTTCAACctcaaatttgaagatgacaTATTCTTCGACGCTTCGATATTGACAAAAACTGCagaaaaattgttgaacaaagatGGCTCTTCTTCTGCAAGTGAGAAATCCTTATTAACCCAGGAATCTAAGATTGCTGGTTTCCTTCAATCAACAGAATACCTTCAAAAACAACTCCATTCTCGTATTGAcgaactttttgaaaagagacTACAGGGAAAAATATCGCTGGAAGACAAGGAAACGTTGCTACGATTATGTTTATTGGacaattctttggagaaagtGCTCAACCTATTGGATGAGAATAGAGCACTGGAAAAAATACCTTCTAATAGCAATGACCGATCTTCGGCTGCAAAGACAGACGCGGTTGCTTCAGCTGTTATTCAATCAGGTCCAATCCTTTCGCCGCACCTTCATTATGCAGAATCGAAAGAACCTGGTTACTTTAGCGCCACTCAGTCATTCGATGCTGAAGCACCTCATAATGTGGTTATTGACACTACTCAGGATGGCCTGAACGTTCCTGTAGATAGTAGCACTGGAAAACCAGTACTGATGAGAAGATCAAGCTCCTATTCCACCCAAGGAAAACTacaagaggaagaggaaggtGAGTTCCATAAATGGGGATTCTTTGTGCAACAACAGAATGCCCAGCTGCCAACCTCAAATCCATTTGATGATGTGGCGAAGCTGAAACTGGAGGATAATAGTGCAATTGTAGACGAAGACAGTAAGAGTCAGTTACCTGAAGATGTATCAATCAAAACTCCAAACGGAAATGCTTGGGTGCCAATTTCAGGGAAGATTCCCTCCGGATCTCAGTTGAAGGCAGCCCTACTCAAACTTAAAGGTATTGAAAGTATTGACGAACTCATTGAGAGAATAAACAGTGAAAATCAAGAATTAGAGACGATTTATAAACTGGTTAGTAATGCTCAACGTGAACCACAACCAGAGTTATTATCACCCAGTGCATCCCAAAGTAACATAGCCAGCCAAAAAACAGCTTCTGCCAACATGATGGATTCACAAGAGTCTATGAATAAAtctgaagttgatgaaTCCAGCTCAGCAGAACCACGTTTGAATCCTGAGGATGAGGAAGCTGTCGATAAGGCATACGATAAGTTATTAGAAGAGGTTGTCAGAGATCGTACCAAAACTAAATAG
- a CDS encoding Protein involved in mating response, invasive/filamentous growth, and osmotolerance — protein MTDYVTSKRPDNVLNWTSIHVSSWIGETIPEIDPSLLQNFLEHDIAGDVLPYLKSEDLKEIGINELKHRISIKKNIHELLVSNEKHIDTSILSDTATELGTLILTNKFITQMANRKNVVDDSTHHSNNRRLTEQFNKLRKDLLPIFKWIKETQPLPTPENTHFANMGSVPASPVEHTSGESTLSNPSLSTINAGEGVNSAVAGQSLGRKPTLSSRRQSHALSPTGEHLNVSSSSPSTGNFETLNGERPNLRSASSGSQEHTENELLKPLRVKADEPCYKVIQNAMKRHGLSVDDWRKYALVICYGDEERVLGLHEKPGSIFKELKDQKQNPAIMLRQIDTNNDDQNHIETPGGRL, from the coding sequence ATGACGGACTATGTCACTTCTAAGCGGCCAGATAACGTGCTCAATTGGACAAGTATTCATGTATCGTCCTGGATAGGGGAGACTATTCCTGAGATCGATCCAAGTCTACTCCAAAATTTTTTAGAACATGACATTGCGGGAGATGTTCTACCCTACTTGAAGTCTGAAGATCTGAAGGAAATTGGGATCAACGAGCTCAAGCACAGAATCTCTATAAAAAAGAACATTCATGAACTTCTTGTGAGCAATGAAAAGCACATTGATACCAGTATTCTATCAGACACCGCTACCGAGCTAGGAACTTTGATACTGACTAATAAATTCATAACCCAGATGGCGAACAGAAAGAATGTTGTAGATGATTCCACTCATCATTCGAATAACAGAAGGCTCACTGAACAGTTTAATAAGCTTCGCAAAGATCTTTTGCCGATATTCAAATGGATCAAGGAGACCCAACCATTACCCACTCCAGAGAATACACATTTCGCAAATATGGGTTCAGTACCAGCATCTCCTGTGGAGCATACTTCAGGTGAGTCAACATTGTCTAACCCCAGTCTAAGCACCATCAATGCTGGCGAAGGAGTGAACTCTGCAGTTGCAGGGCAATCTCTCGGGAGGAAACCTACATTATCCTCCAGAAGACAATCACATGCTTTGTCTCCAACTGGTGAACACCTGAATgtgtcatcatcatctccTTCGACGGGgaattttgaaactctGAATGGAGAAAGACCCAATCTTAGATCTGCTTCGTCAGGATCACAGGAACATACTGAGAACGAACTATTGAAGCCGTTGAGAGTTAAAGCAGATGAGCCTTGCTATAAGGTGATTCAGAATGCCATGAAAAGACATGGCTTATCGGTAGATGATTGGCGCAAGTATGCTTTGGTCATCTGCTATGGAGATGAAGAACGAGTACTAGGCTTACATGAAAAACCTGGGAGTATCTTCAAGGAACTCAAAGATCAGAAACAGAATCCTGCAATCATGCTTCGTCAAATTGACACTAATAATGACGATCAGAACCATATTGAAACCCCTGGAGGGAGATTATGA
- a CDS encoding Essential protein involved in rRNA processing and ribosome biogenesis: MFTLLDINIFSLISLTPTLYQVHTMELASVQEIKGFVVLPVLFHAPSGKVPKAAHYIYIKKHSSKDEGLSSRSLFIVNIPLGSGLATLKQFFGKHATGAIIESFVECKKDSSINLAKLTSDLVTHKQSPFPHLPNHCSLITFIDQDACDLAYQCIKKLVKSSRCPVWTLADPLGSARYRKLAQSHILDIAQLNRSIFQDMSEFNRREETSYEELSKLGSTVDEDGFITVVGPHKKTRDEILGRVKTNNSEILAQAQEKMKKKEKQDFYKFQIREKKKLEMNDLLKKFKDDQEKIKVMKERKRFRPY; the protein is encoded by the coding sequence ATGTTTACCCTGTTAGACATCAACATTTTTTCTCTCATTTCCCTCACACCGACACTTTACCAAGTTCATACAATGGAGTTGGCCAGCGTCCAAGAGATAAAAGGGTTTGTTGTGCTTCCTGTTCTGTTTCACGCACCCAGCGGGAAGGTACCCAAGGCCGCACATTACATTTACATAAAAAAACATTCTTCCAAGGATGAAGGATTATCTTCCAGGTCCCTTTTCATAGTTAACATTCCCTTAGGATCAGGATTAGCCACCTTAAAACAGTTTTTTGGGAAACATGCCACAGGCGCCATAATAGAAAGTTTTGTAGAGTGCAAGAAGGACTCCAGCATAAATTTAGCCAAGTTAACCTCAGATTTGGTTACTCATAAACAATCTCCATTTCCACATCTCCCAAACCATTGTTCTTTGATCACATTCATTGACCAAGATGCTTGTGATTTAGCTTACCAATGTATCAAAAAGCTTGTAAAGTCATCCAGATGCCCCGTGTGGACTTTGGCTGACCCTCTGGGGTCTGCAAGATATAGGAAACTGGCCCAATCTCATATATTGGACATTGCCCAATTGAACAGATCCATCTTCCAAGACATGTCAGAGTTCAATAGAAGAGAGGAAACAAGTTACGAGGAATTGAGTAAATTAGGATCCACCGTAGATGAAGATGGTTTCATAACAGTTGTTGGACCCCACAAGAAAACCAGAGATGAGATATTGGGTAGGGTCAAGACCAACAACTCTGAGATTCTTGCCCAGGCTCAggaaaagatgaagaagaaggaaaaacaaGATTTCTACAAGTTCCAAATCcgagagaagaaaaagctgGAAATGAACgacttgttgaaaaaattcaagGACGACCAGGAGAAGATCAAGGTGATGAAAGAACGTAAACGGTTCAGACCGTACTAA
- a CDS encoding Vacuolar integral membrane protein, with amino-acid sequence MPLQSDQELLYREPEPETDYSLFEQPEEQPDTSKREIFGWCLYSWSSEPFINNTLQPKKNPATPEPLPPQQPSPDSTCVLPLFNGHYYVDTSSFALYTFSLSVLVQTLLVISLSGAADRGSHRKQILIIMGLLGSLFTISYIFINDTQYYTASTLAVLANSCYGVANVCGNAFLPLLTKFHPELKKIPENDRSYIDTKGLISSKISGKGAATGYVSALIMQLLTMSMIVHLRKKKPHEIHVESEDTIWPIQVAISMVGIWWFLFQLPLKWLLQSRPGPPLEFHLHGTSTIINHLHIVKSYTIFGWSTLKHALNQTKDLKDISIFLLGWFIISDSLTTINSAAILFARSQLEMSTLALSVIGILTMVSAILGATLIPNVIQPKFNISTKDMLLYIIIWAALIPCWGILGFFTEKIGLRSPVEMYALSAWYGFALGGLATVSRSLYGLLIPPGQESIFYSVFSVTDKGSSILGPLIVGLIIDKTHNIRYCFYFLFGLLILALPIINALDVSRGMEEAKDLAEESGTIAV; translated from the exons ATGCCTTTGCAATCCGATCAGGAATTGCTGTATCGGGAGCCGGAACCTGAGACTGACTACTCCCTTTTTGAACAGCCTGAAGAGCAGCCTGATACTTCCAAAAGGGAAATATTTGGATGGTGTTTATATTCATGGTCCTCTGAACCGTTTATT AACAACACCTTGCAACCCAAAAAAAACCCAGCAACTCCAGAGCCACTGCCACCCCAGCAGCCATCACCTGACTCCACATGTGTTTTACCTCTATTCAATGGACATTACTATGTAGACACATCCTCTTTTGCATTGTACACATTTTCACTTTCGGTTCTCGTTCAAACATTATTGGTCATAAGTTTAAGTGGTGCTGCTGATAGAGGGTCTCATAGGAAGCAAATATTGATTATTATGGGCCTACTAGGTTCTCTTTTCACAATTTCTTACATATTCATCAACGACACCCAATATTATACGGCAAGCACTCTTGCTGTGCTAGCGAACAGCTGCTATGGAGTAGCAAATGTTTGTGGTAACGCGTTTTTGCCCTTGTTGACGAAGTTTCACccagagttgaaaaagattccCGAGAATGATCGCAGTTATATTGACACGAAGGGATTAATATCCTCAAAAATTAGCGGAAAAGGTGCTGCTACCGGTTATGTGTCGGCCTTAATTATGCAACTATTGACTATGAGTATGATTGTTCAtttgaggaagaagaagcccCATGAAATTCATGTCGAATCAGAAGACACAATTTGGCCCATCCAAGTTGCTATTTCCATGGTAGGCATATGGTGGTTTCTGTTCCAACTACCATTGAAATGGCTTCTTCAATCCAGGCCTGGACCCCCATTGGAGTTTCATCTTCATGGTACGAGTACTATCATCAATCATCTCCACATAGTTAAAAGCTATACTATTTTTGGCTGGTCCACATTGAAGCATGCTTTAAACCAAACTAAAGATCTGAAAGATATTTCgatttttcttttgggTTGGTTCATAATCTCAGACTCTCTAACAACTATCAACTCTGCCGCCATTTTGTTTGCAAGATCTCAATTAGAGATGTCTACCTTGGCACTATCTGTTATTGGTATTCTTACCATGGTTTCAGCGATACTCGGAGCAACTCTCATTCCGAATGTAATTCAACCGAAATTCAATATTTCTACCAAAGATATGCTTCTTTATATTATTATTTGGGCAGCGCTTATTCCATGTTGGGGAATCTTAGGCTTCTTCACGGAGAAGATTGGGCTGCGGTCTCCAGTTGAAATGTATGCGCTATCAGCATGGTATGGGTTTGCTCTTGGAGGATTGGCGACTGTTTCAAGGTCTCTATACGGGTTGTTGATTCCTCCTGGTCAGGAATCTATTTTCTATTCGGTATTCAGTGTTACAGACAAAGGAAGCAGTATTTTAGGCCCACTCATTGTTGGACTAATCATTGATAAAACTCACAATATTCGTTATTGTTTTTACTTCCTTTTTGGTCTGCTAATCCTGGCACTTCCCATAATAAACGCCCTGGACGTTTCAAGAGGGATGGAAGAAGCAAAAGATTTGGCGGAGGAAAGTGGGACCATAGCTGTTTAA
- a CDS encoding Allantoin permease: MSDLSAKRTSVEHLEDMGSLASDEKHVDRVHAEKVDKDILQYMDEEAVEIDAETDRRLFWMINRRILPVMVGTYFLQALDKGTLSFASIMGIREDSNLVGQQYSWLTTCTYLAVLVWEYPTNWLIQRLPIAKYLCFNIFAWGVVLGFHALGHNFGALVVVRTLLGLFECCCQPCFIVMSSMWYKRDEQATIVALWYMMNGGQQIVGGVLAYCFTLITGASLKNWQILFLVYGCITVVWGVFVLIWTPDSPMAAKCWSEEDKKLMVERVRSNQTGLQNRKLKRYQVVEALKDPQTYCYFLIQFLTSLPTSGLGAFANIIISSFGFTVLETQLLAMVLGAYLIILLLSSAWLTKRFNQNIFFMIGYVIPSIIGTVVLMTVTIDGYDTDSYDYKLRRGVLLFCYYLTLSFWGVANLGLSLLSRNIAGQSKKSFCTAFNFVGWAVGNCVGPQVFRAQDAPRYLTAFGTHMGCYAALITLLVFMRLWLMRENYRKEKMIERGEALRDEHLKHAFEDLTDRENVNFRYAY, encoded by the coding sequence ATGTCTGATTTAAGTGCCAAAAGAACATCAGTCGAACACCTGGAGGATATGGGCTCCCTAGCGTCTGACGAGAAACATGTGGACAGAGTCCATGCTGAGAAAGTCGACAAGGACATTCTTCAATACATGGACGAAGAGGCTGTTGAGATTGATGCCGAAACTGATAGACGTCTGTTCTGGATGATTAACAGACGTATCCTCCCAGTGATGGTTGGTACCTACTTCCTGCAGGCTTTGGATAAAGGTACCCTTTCATTTGCTTCCATTATGGGTATCAGGGAGGACTCCAACTTAGTCGGTCAGCAATATTCTTGGTTGACAACCTGTACTTATTTGGCTGTCCTGGTTTGGGAGTACCCAACCAACTGGTTGATTCAGAGACTTCCTATTGCCAAGTACCTATGTTTTAATATTTTTGCCTGGGGTGTTGTTTTGGGTTTCCATGCTTTGGGACACAATTTTGGCGCCCTTGTCGTTGTCCGAACACTGTTGGGTCTTTTCGAATGTTGTTGCCAACCTTGTTTTATCGTTATGAGTTCTATGTGGTATAAACGTGATGAACAGGCTACTATTGTCGCTTTATGGTATATGATGAACGGTGGTCAACAGATCGTGGGTGGTGTGTTAGCTTACTGCTTTACTTTGATTACCGGAGCTTCTTTAAAGAACTGGCAAATCCTGTTCTTAGTTTATGGTTGTATCACAGTCGTTTGGGGTGTCTTCGTCTTAATTTGGACTCCAGATTCTCCGATGGCCGCCAAATGTTGGTCggaagaagacaaaaagttgatggtTGAGCGTGTTCGTTCTAATCAAACTGGTTTACAAAACAGAAAGCTCAAGAGATATCAAGTAGTcgaagctttgaaagaccCTCAAACTTATTGCTACTTCCttattcaatttttgaCCTCACTTCCAACTTCTGGTTTAGGTGCCTTTGCTAACATCATTATATCCTCTTTTGGATTCACCGTTTTGGAAACTCAACTGTTGGCCATGGTTCTTGGTGCTTACTTGATCATTTTGCTTCTGTCTTCTGCATGGTTGACTAAGAGGTTCAACCAAAACATTTTCTTTATGATTGGTTATGTCATTCCTTCCATCATTGGTACAGTGGTATTAATGACTGTTACTATTGATGGGTACGATACGGATTCTTACGATTATAAGCTCAGAAGAGGTGTGCTGTTGTTTTGTTACTACCTGACCTTGTCTTTCTGGGGTGTTGCGAACTTGGGTCTATCTCTGCTATCCCGTAACATTGCTGGTCAATCCAAGAAATCGTTCTGTACCGCTTTTAACTTTGTTGGTTGGGCCGTTGGTAACTGTGTGGGTCCTCAAGTTTTCCGTGCTCAGGATGCTCCCCGTTATTTGACTGCCTTCGGTACCCACATGGGGTGTTATGCAGCACTGATTACATTGCTGGTCTTCATGAGATTGTGGTTAATGAGAGAGAACTAcagaaaagagaagatgATTGAGAGAGGCGAAGCTCTAAGAGATGAACATTTAAAGCATGCTTTTGAGGATTTAACCGACAGAGAGAATGTTAACTTCCGTTACGCATACTGA
- a CDS encoding glycosyl hydrolase family 88, putative, with protein MPSELYDIKASSVDELINRLITNLVNIKDHTGQFLMTIPDGRVIDTKGWITGWEWTHGIGLYGMWHYYQQTDNKAILKHIEDWFQAQMFGPDGSTSKNINTIAVFLSLAYVYEKHGNEKYKPYLDSWAEWAMYDLPRTECGGMQHATYLTDNYQQMWDDTLMMTVMPLAKIGLLFNRPHYVEEAKKQMLLHVKYLADTKTGLWFHGYTFEGNHNFANALWARGNSWITIVIPEFIELLNLQPGDFLREFLLETLNRQVSKLAELQDNSGLWHTLLDDPSSYLESSASAGFAYGILKSVRKRYIDAKYRDVGVKAIKGVISQIDSDGELLNTSFGTGMGDDLQFYKDIPLTSMPYGQALGMIALVEYSKLYL; from the coding sequence ATGCCCTCTGAATTGTACGACATCAAAGCTTCCTCCGTTGACGAGTTGATTAACAGACTAATTACCAATTTGGTCAATATCAAAGACCACACCGGCCAGTTTTTAATGACTATTCCTGATGGGAGAGTTATTGACACCAAGGGTTGGATCACTGGTTGGGAATGGACACACGGTATTGGCTTGTATGGCATGTGGCATTACTACCAACAAACTGATAACAAGGCGATCTTGAAGCATATTGAAGATTGGTTCCAGGCCCAAATGTTTGGTCCTGACGGATCTACTTCTAAAAATATTAATACCATTGCTGTATTCCTATCGTTAGCCTACGTCTACGAGAAACACGGTAATGAAAAGTATAAGCCATACTTGGACTCTTGGGCTGAATGGGCTATGTACGATTTACCACGTACCGAATGTGGAGGAATGCAACATGCCACCTATCTGACTGACAATTACCAGCAAATGTGGGACGATactttgatgatgactgTCATGCCATTGGCCAAGATTGGTcttttgttcaacagaCCTCATTACGTGGAGGAAGCCAAAAAGCAAATGCTTTTGCATGTCAAATATCTAGCTGACACCAAGACAGGCCTTTGGTTCCATGGTTatacttttgaaggaaatcATAATTTTGCGAATGCCCTATGGGCTCGTGGTAACTCATGGATCACCATTGTTATACCAGAATTTATTGAGCTTCTGAATCTTCAACCGGGTGATTTCTTGAGGGAATTCCTACTAGAGACTCTTAACAGACAGGTTTCCAAATTGGCTGAGCTTCAGGACAATTCAGGATTATGGCACACGCTGTTAGATGACCCATCGTCTTACTTGGAAAGTTCTGCAAGTGCTGGTTTTGCTTAtggaattttgaaatctgtGAGAAAAAGATATATTGATGCTAAATACAGAGACGTTGGCGTAAAGGCTATCAAGGGAGTTATCAGCCAAATCGATAGTGACGGTGAATTATTAAACACCTCCTTTGGTACTGGTATGGGAGATGACTTGCAATTTTACAAGGATATCCCATTGACTTCTATGCCTTACGGACAGGCGTTAGGAATGATTGCTTTGGTGGAATACTCCAAGTTGTACCTTTGA
- a CDS encoding NADPH-dependent medium chain alcohol dehydrogenase with broad substrate specificity has product MAYPDTFEGFAVHDPSKWSEVKKIQFTPRPFQEDDVDIKIEACGICSSDIHTISGGWGQPKLPSIVGHEIVGTVVRVGSKVDNIKVGDTVGMGAMCWADLTCDVCKSKNENYCPNWIDTYDDAYPDGSRTYGGYSNYARCNKEFAFKIPKGLSVEGVAPMLCAGITTYSPLKRNNIGPGKKVGVVGIGGLGHFALQFAKALGAEVYAISRNDKKKADALKLGADYFIETEKEGWNLPYKYKFDLIISTANSSQNFDLDAYVSTLNIGAKFVSVGLPEDKMEMNAGSFIKNGCYFGSSHLGNREEMKEMLELAAEKGIEAWYEPISISQEGIKNGLEKLHRNDVKYRFTLTNYGKQFE; this is encoded by the coding sequence ATGGCTTACCCAGACacttttgaaggatttgCAGTTCACGACCCAAGTAAGTGGTCCGAAGTaaagaaaattcaattTACTCCTAGACCTTTCCAGGAAGATGATGTTGACATCAAGATCGAAGCATGTGGTATATGCTCCAGTGATATTCACACCATTTCCGGAGGGTGGGGTCAGCCAAAGCTTCCCTCCATTGTTGGTCATGAGATTGTTGGAACTGTAGTTAGAGTTGGTTCAAAGGTCGACAATATCAAGGTTGGAGACACTGTCGGTATGGGAGCAATGTGTTGGGCTGATTTGACGTGTGATGTCTGCAAGTCCAAAAACGAAAACTACTGTCCTAACTGGATTGATACATATGATGACGCTTATCCCGATGGGTCAAGAACCTATGGTGGTTACTCCAACTATGCTCGTTGCAACAAAGAGTTTGCATtcaagattccaaaagGATTATCCGTAGAAGGAGTTGCTCCAATGTTGTGCGCTGGTATCACCACTTATTCTCCTTTAAAGAGAAACAATATTGGACCAGGCAAGAAGGTGGGTGTTGTTGGTATCGGTGGTTTGGGGCATTTTGCTCTTCAATTCGCCAAGGCTCTTGGAGCTGAAGTCTACGCAATTTCCAGGAAtgacaagaagaaagcaGACGCTCTTAAATTGGGAGCTGATTACTTCATTGAAACTGAGAAGGAAGGTTGGAACTTACCATACAAGTATAAGTTCGACTTAATCATTAGTACAGCCAATTCCAGCCAGAACTTTGACCTTGATGCCTATGTATCCACACTTAATATTGGGGCAAAGTTTGTATCTGTCGGACTTCCAGAGGACAAGATGGAAATGAATGCTGGAtctttcatcaagaacGGCTGCTATTTCGGTTCTTCTCATTTGGGTAACCGTGAAGAAATGAAAGAGATGCTTGAGTTAGCTGCTGAAAAGGGTATTGAAGCTTGGTATGAGCCAATTTCAATCTCTCAGGAGGGTATTAAAAACGGACTGGAGAAGTTGCACCGCAACGATGTCAAATACCGTTTCACCCTTACTAATTACGGAAAACAGTTTGAATAG